The Algoriphagus sanaruensis genome window below encodes:
- a CDS encoding TolB family protein — protein MNTKLVPSLFLMVLLVHSLPAQTPSDSVAIIQLLEKEGLTWRMGDRQGHADCWLDQPYSRILTSTTSGQFFDAPASLMKNPPASMFGNGGLAILSNFKMAIYPSNAWVSHDEISVGKDGRPTHSTEIRMLEKTSQGWKLVGQSNHQHAAPDSKKDTTSFIHTVDITTGRLETLATLRKHVEAPNWHPDNYLILNSLGKIYTFDLASKEMKLLDTGFATACNNDHGISPDKKWLAISHNDKTDPSPKPYKSVIYILPISGGEPRRITSEVVSYWHGWSPDGKTLAYTGERNGNYDIYTISTQGGKEKRLTTAEGLDDGPDYSPDGKYIYINSFRTGHMQLWRMDTNGKNPEQLTFDEYSNWFPHPSPDGRWIAYISYMQNQEQGHPFGKEVKIRLMNLETREIKDLTPVFFGGQGSFNVPSWSPDSQKLAFVSYAIN, from the coding sequence ATGAACACAAAACTAGTTCCGTCTCTTTTTTTGATGGTTCTATTGGTTCATAGTCTACCAGCACAAACACCCAGTGATTCTGTAGCTATCATTCAACTTTTGGAAAAAGAAGGCTTGACTTGGCGAATGGGAGATCGGCAAGGTCATGCGGATTGTTGGCTGGATCAACCCTACAGCCGAATCCTTACCTCGACTACCTCTGGGCAGTTTTTCGATGCTCCAGCATCCTTGATGAAAAATCCTCCTGCTTCCATGTTCGGGAATGGAGGATTGGCGATTCTTTCCAACTTCAAAATGGCCATTTATCCAAGCAATGCCTGGGTGAGTCATGATGAAATTTCAGTTGGGAAAGATGGACGACCTACCCACTCTACGGAAATCAGAATGCTGGAAAAAACTTCGCAAGGCTGGAAACTCGTCGGGCAATCCAACCACCAGCACGCAGCCCCTGATTCCAAAAAAGACACCACGAGTTTTATCCACACCGTAGATATCACCACCGGCCGATTGGAGACTTTAGCCACACTGCGAAAACATGTGGAAGCTCCAAACTGGCATCCAGACAATTACTTGATTTTAAACAGTCTGGGAAAGATTTACACCTTTGATCTCGCATCCAAAGAAATGAAACTTTTGGACACAGGATTTGCCACTGCATGCAACAATGACCATGGTATTTCTCCCGACAAAAAATGGCTTGCCATTAGTCACAATGATAAAACTGACCCCTCGCCAAAACCTTACAAATCGGTTATTTATATTCTTCCGATTTCTGGAGGAGAACCGAGAAGAATCACCTCTGAAGTAGTATCCTATTGGCATGGATGGAGTCCCGACGGGAAGACCCTTGCCTATACAGGAGAGCGAAACGGGAATTATGATATCTACACCATCAGTACCCAAGGTGGAAAAGAAAAAAGACTAACCACAGCCGAAGGATTAGATGATGGACCAGATTACTCTCCGGATGGAAAATACATTTACATCAACTCTTTCCGAACAGGACACATGCAGCTTTGGAGAATGGATACCAATGGCAAAAATCCAGAACAGCTAACCTTCGATGAGTATTCCAACTGGTTCCCTCACCCTTCACCTGACGGAAGATGGATTGCCTACATTTCCTATATGCAAAATCAGGAGCAAGGACATCCTTTCGGGAAAGAAGTAAAAATTCGACTGATGAATCTCGAAACCAGAGAAATCAAGGATTTAACGCCGGTTTTCTTTGGTGGACAAGGCTCTTTCAACGTACCTTCATGGAGCCCTGACAGCCAAAAACTAGCTTTTGTCAGTTATGCAATTAATTAA
- a CDS encoding Crp/Fnr family transcriptional regulator has translation MSALTPLLSFFESVQSLSQEAHDSLVSLCSIKSYHKNEEIQSVGATCKTIYFMLSGIGRIYYLKDGVEVTEYFAFPKDLIIRAESLFTQLPSRKAIQALEDSTVVAIPADPLFQLFDKHADLERLFRKLVQQSYVETLRRLENIQFQTAEERYAKLLEEKPELVQALPLKYIASFLGITQVSLSRIRGQRK, from the coding sequence ATGTCCGCTTTAACTCCATTGCTTTCTTTTTTTGAATCGGTTCAATCTCTTTCCCAAGAAGCGCATGATAGTCTAGTTTCCCTTTGCTCCATCAAATCCTATCATAAAAATGAGGAGATCCAATCGGTGGGGGCGACCTGCAAGACCATCTATTTTATGCTTTCGGGGATTGGAAGGATTTATTATTTGAAAGATGGAGTGGAGGTAACGGAGTATTTCGCGTTTCCTAAGGATTTGATTATTCGAGCGGAAAGCCTATTCACACAGTTGCCAAGTCGAAAGGCAATCCAAGCATTGGAAGATTCTACCGTTGTGGCAATCCCTGCCGATCCACTTTTTCAATTGTTTGATAAGCATGCAGATCTAGAGCGATTATTTCGAAAGCTTGTTCAGCAATCGTATGTGGAAACACTTCGCCGTTTAGAAAATATCCAGTTTCAGACCGCGGAGGAGCGTTATGCCAAATTGTTGGAAGAAAAGCCAGAATTGGTTCAGGCTTTACCCCTAAAATATATCGCTTCGTTTTTGGGGATCACTCAAGTAAGTCTCAGTCGAATCCGAGGGCAAAGAAAGTAG
- a CDS encoding MFS transporter, translating into MGPQLGLKENWKQFSLLVLINAFVGGMIGLERSIFPQFAKLEFGVESKTALLSFIAAFGLTKAISNYFAGRLANQIGRRNLLIYGWLLALPVPFILIFAPSWNWVIFANILLGISQGFTWSSTIVMKIDLVGERNRGFAMGLNEFAGYFSVGIVAFLTGWLAQHYGVTPYPFYLGIGISIIGLLLSWIWVKDTRAFVQKEGAFTVAKPLKNVFWETTFKNKTLSSVTQAGLVNNLNDGMIWGLYPIFLKSLDFNHEQIGFLAGIYPTVWGIGQLFTGKISDHLSKKGLLFWGMLLQGLAIFGILQTSDFSQLVLISGLLGFGTAMVYPTFLTTIAEFTTPKQRAESIGVFRLWRDLGYVIGALFSGIIADLLGIDWAIGFIGFLTVVSAIIIQFRMKGRHKLWS; encoded by the coding sequence ATGGGTCCTCAACTTGGTCTAAAAGAAAACTGGAAACAATTCTCCTTACTGGTTCTAATCAATGCCTTTGTTGGAGGCATGATCGGATTAGAGCGGAGCATTTTCCCACAGTTTGCTAAGCTTGAATTTGGTGTAGAATCCAAAACTGCTCTATTGTCTTTCATTGCTGCTTTTGGTTTGACCAAGGCAATCTCCAATTATTTCGCCGGGCGATTGGCTAATCAAATAGGACGTCGTAACCTCCTTATTTATGGATGGCTTCTTGCCTTACCGGTTCCGTTCATTTTGATTTTTGCTCCAAGCTGGAATTGGGTGATTTTCGCGAACATCCTTTTGGGCATTAGCCAAGGATTTACCTGGAGCAGTACGATTGTCATGAAGATCGATTTGGTAGGAGAAAGGAACAGGGGATTTGCAATGGGGCTCAATGAATTTGCCGGATATTTTTCGGTAGGAATCGTAGCATTTTTGACTGGATGGTTGGCCCAGCACTATGGTGTGACCCCATATCCTTTTTATTTGGGTATTGGGATTTCAATCATCGGCTTGCTTTTGAGTTGGATTTGGGTGAAAGATACCCGAGCCTTTGTCCAAAAAGAGGGAGCTTTTACAGTCGCCAAACCCTTAAAAAATGTGTTTTGGGAAACTACCTTTAAAAACAAAACCCTCAGTTCGGTGACTCAAGCTGGCCTAGTCAACAACCTTAATGATGGGATGATCTGGGGTCTGTATCCAATTTTTCTGAAATCCTTGGATTTTAACCACGAACAAATTGGCTTTCTGGCAGGAATTTACCCGACAGTTTGGGGAATCGGTCAGCTGTTTACAGGTAAAATATCTGATCATTTATCCAAAAAAGGACTACTTTTTTGGGGGATGCTATTGCAGGGATTGGCGATTTTTGGAATTCTACAAACCTCTGATTTCTCACAGTTAGTTCTAATCTCGGGATTATTAGGATTTGGGACGGCCATGGTATATCCTACCTTTTTAACCACCATCGCAGAGTTTACTACTCCCAAACAGCGGGCAGAAAGTATTGGGGTATTTAGACTTTGGAGAGATTTGGGGTATGTCATCGGTGCTCTTTTTTCTGGAATCATTGCGGACCTTCTGGGGATCGACTGGGCGATAGGATTTATTGGATTTTTGACCGTTGTTTCAGCGATCATTATCCAATTTCGGATGAAAGGCCGACACAAGCTTTGGTCTTGA
- a CDS encoding nuclear transport factor 2 family protein, protein MITESELIRLSQEKFEKWEKSDLDSISNLFDDQGVLICSNGKPETKSEILEIVKSGSMALKNLHLQWAFARVYGNTGVVHGEGEITYAIKGEEHSGGLHFLDVWVEREGGWKLVSSHFNEPH, encoded by the coding sequence ATGATTACAGAATCAGAGTTGATCCGCTTATCCCAGGAAAAATTTGAAAAATGGGAAAAATCAGACTTGGATAGTATTTCCAATTTGTTTGATGATCAGGGAGTTTTGATTTGTTCAAATGGGAAACCGGAGACCAAATCAGAAATTTTAGAAATAGTCAAATCGGGTTCTATGGCCTTGAAAAATCTTCATTTGCAGTGGGCATTTGCGCGCGTGTATGGCAATACAGGTGTGGTACATGGCGAAGGCGAAATTACCTATGCGATCAAAGGAGAAGAACATTCCGGCGGCCTCCATTTTTTGGATGTTTGGGTAGAGCGCGAAGGAGGCTGGAAGTTGGTTTCCTCTCATTTCAACGAGCCCCATTAA
- a CDS encoding helix-turn-helix domain-containing protein yields the protein MQKSETLEEFYRRKFNWIPESLKNDFGHFNIFRLEPYLEGSVKSIPYRRRDFYKVMLFKGESKVHFADRVYEVKKQALAFSNPMVPYKWDHVESSSSGVYCIFNPGFFLNFGQINQYEVFQPNGTHVFELTDAEVLKVEEIFEKMNQELTSEYKYKYDLIRNLIFELIHFGMKLQSAEVQQTKHGNASLRIASLFMELLERQFPVDDTHQTIELRTPAEFANQLNIHVNHLNRAIKEMTGKTTSQMISDRLVQESKILLKQSNWNVSQVAFALGFNEVTHFNNFFKKHTQLSPTQFRKS from the coding sequence ATGCAGAAATCAGAGACCTTGGAAGAGTTTTACCGAAGGAAATTTAACTGGATTCCTGAAAGTCTTAAAAATGACTTTGGACACTTCAATATTTTCCGTCTCGAGCCGTATTTGGAAGGAAGTGTGAAATCAATTCCTTACAGAAGAAGGGATTTTTACAAGGTGATGCTATTCAAGGGAGAGAGTAAGGTTCATTTTGCGGATCGGGTGTATGAAGTGAAAAAGCAGGCTTTGGCTTTTTCCAATCCCATGGTCCCTTATAAATGGGATCATGTCGAATCTTCCTCGTCCGGGGTTTATTGCATTTTCAATCCTGGTTTCTTTCTGAACTTTGGGCAGATTAATCAATATGAGGTTTTTCAACCCAATGGAACTCATGTATTTGAGCTGACAGATGCCGAGGTACTGAAGGTGGAAGAAATATTTGAAAAGATGAATCAGGAGCTTACTTCCGAATACAAATACAAGTATGACCTGATTCGAAATTTGATTTTCGAGTTGATTCATTTTGGAATGAAGCTTCAGTCTGCGGAGGTTCAGCAGACCAAACATGGAAATGCCTCACTTCGAATCGCTTCTTTATTTATGGAGTTACTCGAGCGACAATTCCCCGTAGATGATACCCATCAGACCATCGAATTACGGACACCGGCGGAGTTCGCCAACCAGCTAAATATTCATGTCAATCACCTCAACCGGGCGATTAAGGAAATGACTGGAAAAACTACTTCGCAGATGATTTCTGATCGACTAGTGCAAGAAAGTAAGATTTTGCTCAAACAAAGCAACTGGAATGTTTCTCAAGTTGCCTTTGCCTTAGGATTTAATGAGGTGACTCACTTTAATAATTTCTTTAAAAAGCATACCCAATTAAGCCCAACACAATTTCGGAAAAGCTGA
- the moaA gene encoding GTP 3',8-cyclase MoaA: MLQDTFGRVHDYLRISLTDHCNFRCAYCMPVEEMEWMPQSKLMSKEEILALAQVFIGLGVKKIRLTGGEPLARKEFSWILEHLAQLGVELTLTTNGVLIHKHIEQLKAVGVRSVNVSCDTLNAEKFKKLTRRDQFDQVWENINLLLREGFRVKVNAVALHGLIEEEICDFVQMTQNLPLHVRFIEFMPFQGNHWSSNQVVTARELLELVKAKFEVVKLEDKKHDTAKKYKVPGFEGTFAFITTMSEHFCGSCNRLRLTADGKIKNCLFGKEELDLLQALRNGEDIEPIIRQSVTRKHAALGGQFSPDYLQANPDAIQNRSMIKIGG; the protein is encoded by the coding sequence ATGCTTCAAGATACTTTTGGACGTGTTCACGATTACCTGCGAATATCCCTGACGGACCATTGCAATTTTCGCTGTGCGTATTGCATGCCGGTGGAGGAAATGGAATGGATGCCTCAGTCCAAGCTGATGTCCAAAGAGGAAATTTTGGCTTTGGCTCAGGTATTTATTGGATTAGGGGTAAAAAAAATCAGACTGACCGGGGGAGAGCCTTTAGCCAGAAAGGAATTTTCTTGGATTTTGGAGCACTTGGCTCAGTTGGGAGTAGAGCTTACGCTCACTACCAATGGAGTGCTGATCCATAAGCATATTGAACAACTTAAAGCAGTAGGAGTCAGATCAGTCAATGTCTCTTGCGATACACTCAATGCTGAAAAGTTTAAAAAACTAACTCGTCGAGATCAGTTTGACCAAGTTTGGGAAAATATCAACCTACTCCTTCGGGAAGGCTTCCGAGTCAAGGTCAACGCCGTTGCTTTGCATGGATTGATTGAGGAGGAAATTTGTGATTTCGTTCAAATGACTCAAAACCTTCCTTTGCATGTCCGCTTCATTGAGTTTATGCCTTTTCAAGGAAATCATTGGTCTAGCAATCAAGTAGTGACTGCTCGAGAATTGTTGGAATTGGTGAAGGCGAAGTTTGAAGTGGTCAAATTGGAAGACAAAAAGCACGATACGGCCAAAAAATATAAGGTTCCGGGTTTCGAAGGGACATTTGCATTCATCACTACGATGAGTGAGCATTTTTGTGGAAGCTGCAATCGACTTCGGCTCACTGCGGATGGCAAAATCAAAAATTGCCTGTTTGGAAAAGAAGAATTGGATTTGCTTCAGGCCCTTAGAAATGGGGAGGACATAGAGCCTATTATTCGTCAATCTGTCACCCGAAAACATGCTGCTTTGGGTGGTCAGTTTTCTCCGGATTACCTTCAGGCCAATCCAGATGCGATTCAAAATCGAAGTATGATCAAAATTGGTGGCTGA